One part of the Rutidosis leptorrhynchoides isolate AG116_Rl617_1_P2 chromosome 1, CSIRO_AGI_Rlap_v1, whole genome shotgun sequence genome encodes these proteins:
- the LOC139844721 gene encoding BTB/POZ domain-containing protein At3g08570 — MVISDHHSRSSSTPKLRNSFANRIFSDVAGDITITVDNVSFLLHKFPLVSQSGTIRKMVAEAKDPNLSKLELINLPGGPEAFELAAKFCYGMNFEITTTNIAHLHCAAKYLEMTDDYRDENLVTRTQTYLNEVVIRSLEKSVEVLCSCETILHVADEMGIIDQCVDAVAKNACKEQLVAGLSRLECDSEKDRCQDWWIEDLSGLKVDLYQRVILVMVNTGIRQDSIIASIMHYARSNLKGIGKSQIWNPARTTPVTVETGQRVIVETLVSLLPIEKSSCIPTDFLFGMLRMAIMVDSSLDCRLVLERRIAVRLELVSLDDLLIPSVQNGDSLFDVDTIHRILVQFLQIVEQEDDEDCGYVSEGETGSPSHGSLLKVGRLIDAYLAEIAPDPYLSFQKFVGLVEVLPDYARVIDDGLYRAVDIYLKAHPSLTEYERKKICKFIDCEKLSQEASNHAAQNDRLPAHMAVRVLYFEQLRLKSAIIGPTALSGYMSQKMSSSGAVSAPMSPRDTYASLRRENRDLKLEISRMRVRLSDLEKEQVCMKQGMMDKSGNGKTFLTSISRGIGRFGIFGGPRSGKQCKTGTGRKSRSSSRRRGYSIS; from the exons ATGGTGATTTCCGATCACCACAGCCGTTCTTCTTCTACTCCTAAACTTCGCAATTCATTCGCTAATCG TATCTTTTCAGATGTCGCTGGGGATATTACTATTACCGTCGACAATGTATCTTTTCTACTCCACAAATTCCCTCTAGTATCACAAAGTGGAACAATAAGGAAAATGGTTGCAGAAGCCAAGGATCCAAATCTTTCAAAGCTGGAACTCATCAATTTACCAGGTGGGCCCGAGGCGTTCGAACTTGCTGCAAAGTTCTGCTACGGTATGAACTTCGAGATCACGACTACAAACATAGCCCATCTTCATTGTGCTGCAAAGTACCTTGAAATGACAGACGATTACCGAGACGAAAACCTCGTTACGCGCACGCAAACATATTTAAACGAGGTGGTGATACGAAGTCTTGAGAAATCAGTTGAGGTTTTATGTTCTTGTGAGACGATACTTCATGTAGCAGATGAAATGGGAATCATAGACCAATGTGTTGACGCTGTTGCTAAGAACGCTTGTAAAGAGCAACTAGTGGCGGGTTTATCGCGTTTAGAATGCGATAGTGAAAAGGACAGGTGTCAAGATTGGTGGATTGAAGATCTATCTGGACTAAAAGTTGATCTTTATCAGAGGGTTATTTTGGTAATGGTAAATACAGGTATTCGACAAGATAGCATAATTGCGTCGATAATGCATTATGCTCGATCAAATTTAAAGGGTATTGGAAAATCTCAAATTTGGAATCCAGCAAGAACAACTCCTGTTACAGTTGAAACGGGTCAAAGGGTAATTGTGGAAACACTCGTAAGTTTACTACCAATCGAAAAGAGTTCATGTATCCCAACCGATTTTCTTTTCGGGATGCTTAGAATGGCGATTATGGTTGACTCGAGTCTTGACTGTAGGCTTGTTCTTGAGAGAAGGATTGCGGTTAGATTAGAGTTGGTTTCGCTTGATGATTTGCTTATACCGTCTGTTCAAAATGGCGATTCGTTGTTTGATGTTGACACAATTCATCGAATACTAGTGCAGTTTTTGCAGATAGTTGAACAGGAAGATGATGAAGATTGTGGGTATGTATCAGAAGGTGAAACGGGTTCACCTAGCCATGGTTCGTTGTTAAAAGTTGGACGGCTTATTGATGCGTATCTAGCAGAGATTGCACCTGACCCGTATCTGAGTTTTCAAAAGTTTGTTGGTTTGGTTGAAGTTTTGCCTGATTATGCTCGAGTTATCGATGATGGACTTTACAGAGCTGTCGATATCTATCTGAAG GCCCATCCATCGTTGACAGAATACGAGCGCAAGAAAATTTGCAAGTTCATCGACTGTGAAAAGCTATCTCAGGAAGCAAGTAACCATGCAGCACAGAACGATCGTCTCCCAGCCCACATGGCTGTTCGGGTGCTCTACTTTGAACAGCTCCGTTTAAAAAGCGCAATTATCGGACCTACAGCTCTGTCCGGTTACATGTCACAAAAGATGAGCAGCAGTGGTGCAGTAAGTGCACCCATGTCCCCACGTGACACATACGCGTCACTAAGAAGAGAGAATCGTGACCTCAAGTTAGAGATCTCGAGAATGCGAGTGAGGCTAAGTGATTTGGAAAAGGAACAAGTTTGTATGAAGCAAGGGATGATGGATAAATCGGGAAACGGGAAGACTTTTTTGACATCGATATCGAGGGGGATCGGGAGATTCGGGATTTTTGGTGGTCCCAGGAGTGGGAAACAATGTAAGACGGGGACCGGGAGGAAGTCAAGGTCGTCAAGTCGTAGGAGGGGATATTCTATTTCTTAA